In the genome of Actinomadura luzonensis, the window GTGGCACCACTCCGCCTCGGCGGCCGGGCGTCCCGCGGGGCCGATCCTGATCACGTGCCCGTCGAGGCGGTAGGCGGCCGACTCCTCGCCGCCGTGCAGGCGCTCGGCGGCGCCCTCGACGCCCCAGACCGCCGCCGCCCGCTCGCGGACGGCAGCGGTCAGGGGCGTGCTGACGTAGATCATCCCGCCAGTTTAGGCACCGCCCGAGCCCGCCCGGTCCTCAGGCGAGGACGCAGCGGGTGCCGGTGTAGATGGTCGGCATGCACTTGTTGCAGTGGGTGCACAACGAGGGGGTGCCCGGCTCCTGCCGGATGCGGTTGACCAGGTCGGGCTCGCGCAGCAGGGCGCGGGCCATCGCGACGAACTCGAAGCCCTCGGCCATCGCCAGGTCCATCGTGGCGCGCCGGGTGATGCCGCCGAGCAGGACCAGCGGCATCCGCAGCGCGGCCCGGAAACGGCGGGCCGGCTCCAGCAGGAACGCCTCCTCGTACGGGTAGGCGCGGATGAACCGGGTGCCGGCGAGCCTGATCCCCAGGCGTACCGGCTGCTTGAAGGCGGCGGCGAACTCGGCGACCGGGGCGTCGCCGCGGAACAGGTACATGGGGTTGAGCAGGGAGCTGCCCGCGGTCAGCTCCAGCGCGTCGAGGCTGCCGTCGCGCTCCAGCCACCGCGCGACCTGGAGGCTCTCCTCCAGCCCGAGGCCGCCGGGCACGCCGTCGTCCATGTTGAGCTTGGCGAGGACGGCGACGCGGCCGCCGACGGCGTCGCGCACGGCGCGCGCGGCCCCGAGGGCGAGCTTGGCGCGGTTGGCGAGCGAGCCGCCGTACTCGTCCGTCCGCCTGTTGAGCCTGGGGGAGAGGAACGCGCTGGCCAGGTAGTTGTGGCCGAGGTGGATCTCGACCGCGTCGAAGCCCGCCTCGACGGCCAGCTCGGCGGCGCTCGCGTGCGCGGCGACGACCCGCTCGACGTCCGCGGCGGTGGCGCGGCGGATCATCCGCATCGCCTGCGGGTCGAACCGGGCGGACGGCGCCAGCGCGGGCAGCCGGTTCGACCTGCCGTTCGCGACCGGTCCCGCGTGCCCG includes:
- a CDS encoding NADH:flavin oxidoreductase encodes the protein MDVFDRARLGPLTLRNRVLKSATFEGMTRNALVSDDLIAFHRAHAAGGVAMTTLAYCAVAPEGRTSRHQIWMRPEALPGLRRLTDAVHAEGAAVSAQLGHAGPVANGRSNRLPALAPSARFDPQAMRMIRRATAADVERVVAAHASAAELAVEAGFDAVEIHLGHNYLASAFLSPRLNRRTDEYGGSLANRAKLALGAARAVRDAVGGRVAVLAKLNMDDGVPGGLGLEESLQVARWLERDGSLDALELTAGSSLLNPMYLFRGDAPVAEFAAAFKQPVRLGIRLAGTRFIRAYPYEEAFLLEPARRFRAALRMPLVLLGGITRRATMDLAMAEGFEFVAMARALLREPDLVNRIRQEPGTPSLCTHCNKCMPTIYTGTRCVLA